One segment of Allorhodopirellula heiligendammensis DNA contains the following:
- a CDS encoding SRPBCC family protein, with translation MNKVTTNQIEKEIEIAASLSRVWRAITDYREFGDWFRVNLTSPFVVGEITRGQITHPGYEHVTMEVVVEAIQPEHRFAFWWRPYAIDPAVDYSSEPRTLVEFILSASPDGTIVRVTESGFDGIPAHRRDEAFRMNDNGWAAQLKNIQNHVNQTPSAS, from the coding sequence ATGAACAAAGTCACAACGAATCAGATTGAAAAAGAGATTGAAATTGCGGCGTCGCTGTCTCGCGTGTGGCGGGCGATTACCGATTACCGCGAGTTCGGCGACTGGTTTCGCGTCAATTTGACCAGCCCCTTTGTCGTTGGCGAGATTACGCGGGGCCAAATCACCCATCCTGGCTACGAGCATGTAACGATGGAGGTCGTCGTCGAAGCGATCCAACCGGAGCATCGTTTCGCATTCTGGTGGCGACCTTACGCCATTGACCCGGCTGTCGACTATTCCTCTGAACCGCGGACGCTCGTCGAGTTCATACTCAGTGCCTCGCCAGATGGTACGATTGTGCGGGTAACCGAATCCGGTTTCGATGGGATTCCAGCTCATCGACGTGACGAAGCATTTCGCATGAACGACAACGGCTGGGCCGCACAATTGAAAAACATCCAGAACCATGTCAACCAAACCCCCTCAGCGTCCTAG
- a CDS encoding DUF4198 domain-containing protein, whose product MNTHIESTRTLGLKTSMVLTMLLVSCLSVGCSYDDTPNLSEVTGTLTKAGKPVADAQVEFYPTTAGAASYGRTDEQGNFVLRYSTGKPGAAVDKHKVTVIGGRVEGERGETASAPVESAGAEAAEGTLAPIGAPKKGRGNSGAPKTVEGLSAEVVASGPNHIELNI is encoded by the coding sequence ATGAACACCCACATTGAATCTACACGGACGCTTGGCCTGAAAACCAGCATGGTTCTGACGATGCTATTGGTGAGCTGCCTCAGCGTAGGATGCTCTTACGACGACACCCCTAACCTCAGCGAAGTGACAGGGACGTTGACGAAGGCAGGCAAGCCGGTCGCTGATGCTCAAGTCGAGTTCTATCCGACAACGGCGGGCGCAGCCTCCTACGGTCGAACCGACGAGCAAGGCAACTTCGTGCTCCGGTATTCAACCGGAAAACCCGGTGCGGCAGTGGACAAGCACAAGGTGACCGTCATCGGTGGACGTGTCGAAGGTGAGCGTGGTGAAACCGCGTCGGCGCCAGTAGAGTCGGCCGGTGCTGAGGCCGCTGAGGGCACCCTGGCACCGATCGGTGCCCCGAAAAAAGGACGCGGCAATTCAGGAGCTCCTAAAACGGTGGAAGGGCTCAGCGCCGAAGTGGTCGCAAGTGGCCCCAACCACATCGAACTCAATATCTGA
- a CDS encoding tetratricopeptide repeat protein — protein sequence MPSVGEVLQQGWQVHQSGNVDAAMQLYRGVLRQVPNSAEAWVYLGIAQFDLRDFEGSVNSYRKALKIKDRFPIAWNNMGNSLRMLGRVEEAERCFKKSLVQQPGYLSALKNRGTLWVWNGDIERGLKSYQRGLEVDPNNAELHRNLGVISLLLGDYQTGFEEFRWRWRMPGLGRPTVAAAWQAAGIQVPVWAGEPLAGQTIVIYPEQGLGDAIHFIRVAAELKSSGARVIVVCNASLIPLLSTAAGIDEIVAEVLPSSMGGDTVAAGMSMLQGSLTQASFQGSFLEILDGLYQRDGEVYYGQDLFKSGHSGDYQGYVSVSDEAVERWKCWLAESRNPARANKPLIGINWQGNREHHADVYRSVPLDVFRPIIEADEFQIVNMQFGQGIEQLDEADFADAVLRLPATLDQEAGKFVDTAAVLCNLDALVTSDTAIAHLAGALGVRTHLLLGRVPDWRWLTEGDTTAWYPNTRLSRQSEFGQWTAPVERILERLG from the coding sequence ATGCCGTCCGTTGGCGAAGTTCTGCAGCAGGGCTGGCAGGTTCACCAAAGTGGAAACGTGGACGCCGCGATGCAACTGTATCGCGGCGTTTTGCGTCAGGTGCCTAATTCTGCCGAAGCGTGGGTGTATCTCGGTATCGCTCAGTTTGATCTGCGAGATTTCGAGGGATCGGTCAATTCGTACCGCAAGGCCTTGAAAATCAAGGACCGTTTCCCAATTGCTTGGAATAACATGGGCAATTCCCTGCGGATGCTTGGTCGGGTCGAAGAAGCGGAACGCTGCTTCAAGAAATCTTTGGTGCAGCAGCCCGGTTATCTCTCAGCGCTTAAAAATCGCGGCACCCTCTGGGTTTGGAACGGCGATATTGAGCGTGGCCTGAAGTCCTATCAGCGCGGCCTGGAGGTGGACCCCAACAATGCCGAACTGCACCGAAACCTAGGTGTGATTTCGCTGCTGTTGGGGGATTACCAGACAGGTTTTGAAGAGTTTCGGTGGCGATGGCGTATGCCCGGCCTGGGCAGACCCACGGTAGCGGCGGCTTGGCAAGCAGCTGGAATCCAGGTTCCTGTCTGGGCGGGCGAACCGCTCGCTGGGCAGACGATCGTGATTTATCCCGAGCAGGGGCTCGGTGATGCCATTCACTTCATTCGCGTTGCTGCGGAACTGAAGTCCAGCGGCGCACGGGTGATTGTGGTCTGCAATGCGAGCCTCATTCCCTTGCTGAGTACCGCTGCGGGGATCGACGAGATCGTCGCCGAAGTGCTGCCCAGTTCAATGGGAGGTGACACCGTAGCGGCTGGCATGTCGATGCTGCAGGGCAGCCTGACGCAAGCCAGTTTCCAAGGCTCATTTTTAGAAATCCTCGACGGCCTGTATCAGCGAGATGGCGAGGTGTACTACGGGCAAGACCTCTTTAAATCTGGGCATTCGGGCGACTACCAAGGCTATGTGAGCGTCTCTGACGAGGCGGTTGAGCGTTGGAAGTGCTGGTTGGCAGAGAGTCGGAATCCTGCGCGAGCGAACAAACCGTTGATCGGCATCAATTGGCAAGGCAATCGCGAGCACCATGCCGATGTGTACCGCAGCGTGCCGCTGGACGTATTTCGACCGATCATCGAGGCGGACGAGTTTCAAATTGTGAACATGCAATTCGGGCAGGGTATCGAGCAGCTCGACGAAGCAGATTTTGCAGATGCGGTCCTGCGACTGCCTGCTACTCTTGATCAGGAGGCAGGCAAGTTCGTCGATACCGCTGCGGTGCTATGCAATCTCGATGCATTGGTCACGTCCGACACCGCGATCGCACACCTCGCAGGCGCCTTGGGTGTCCGTACCCACCTGTTACTCGGCCGCGTACCTGATTGGCGTTGGCTAACCGAAGGGGATACTACCGCCTGGTATCCAAACACTCGCCTTAGCCGCCAAAGCGAATTTGGGCAGTGGACAGCGCCGGTGGAGCGGATATTGGAACGGCTTGGATGA
- a CDS encoding ArsR/SmtB family transcription factor gives MSTKPPQRPSRLDLHRSATTFAALGDETRLKLLTKLSRRSPQSIKELSMDLPVTRQAVTKHLRILESANFVFQETHGRERRFAAVPDGMDEAHTALNFIAQQWDDALQRLKSFAEQ, from the coding sequence ATGTCAACCAAACCCCCTCAGCGTCCTAGCAGACTCGACCTCCATCGCAGTGCCACGACGTTTGCCGCATTGGGCGACGAAACACGATTGAAGTTGTTAACGAAACTTAGCAGGAGATCCCCACAATCGATTAAAGAACTATCGATGGACCTGCCCGTCACCCGGCAAGCGGTTACGAAACACCTGCGGATATTGGAGAGTGCGAATTTTGTTTTTCAAGAAACGCACGGTCGTGAACGTCGTTTCGCGGCGGTTCCAGATGGTATGGATGAGGCTCACACCGCTTTGAACTTCATCGCACAGCAATGGGACGACGCGCTGCAACGCTTGAAATCATTCGCTGAGCAGTGA
- a CDS encoding sigma-70 family RNA polymerase sigma factor, producing MFDPMMDDFDDVSAQNTEVVSQGFRKLPVDDNEDDNGVNVADLSDGQVQLESPDELITIDESETWSDDPVRMYLTQMGEIPLLTRREEIELAKRIEETRRRFRTKLLENHYVLVEAYKTLKKVYRGQLPFDRTVQVSVTDRLEKEQIVGRLPHNLRTLQTLLSRNRHDWKVAMSKSTPSRRRAEAWRALAHRRRRAVRLIEELGLRTQRIETRIGMLEKFSRRLDEIDAQIRDQKRTKHGREVRDQLLHERRQILTACQETPTSLRNRCAMLGRVYSEYQQAKRELSEGNLRLVVSIAKKYRNRGLSFLDLIQEGNAGLMRAVDKFEYRRGFKFCTYATWWIRQAITRAVADQSRTIRIPVHMVETMSRVRNVARTLLQELGREPSIEETARRADVTIEEARRVLTMSRFPISLDRPVGNSEDSQFGDLLPDGTAESPQIGATQEMLRQRITGVLKSLSYREREIIKLRYGLGDGYSYTLEEVGHIFKVTRERIRQIEAKAVRKLQQPSRSQDLVGFLD from the coding sequence TTGTTCGATCCGATGATGGATGATTTTGACGATGTATCGGCGCAAAACACCGAAGTCGTCTCGCAAGGCTTTCGCAAACTTCCTGTCGATGACAATGAGGACGATAACGGCGTGAATGTCGCCGACCTCAGCGACGGTCAAGTTCAGCTGGAGAGCCCGGATGAATTGATCACGATCGACGAGTCGGAAACCTGGTCGGACGATCCCGTCCGCATGTATCTGACGCAGATGGGCGAAATCCCGCTGCTGACGCGTCGTGAAGAGATTGAATTGGCCAAGCGGATCGAGGAGACCCGCCGCCGCTTCCGCACCAAATTGCTCGAGAACCATTACGTACTCGTCGAAGCCTACAAGACACTCAAGAAGGTGTATCGGGGCCAGTTGCCGTTCGATCGGACGGTTCAGGTCAGCGTCACCGATCGTTTGGAGAAAGAGCAAATTGTGGGGCGGTTGCCGCACAATCTTCGCACGCTGCAGACCTTGCTGAGCCGCAACCGGCATGACTGGAAGGTGGCCATGAGCAAGAGTACCCCCAGTCGCCGTCGCGCCGAAGCTTGGCGAGCGCTCGCTCATCGCCGGCGCCGCGCCGTGCGACTGATCGAAGAGCTCGGTCTACGTACCCAGCGAATCGAAACTCGCATCGGGATGTTGGAGAAATTCTCGCGGCGTCTCGATGAGATCGATGCTCAGATCCGCGATCAGAAACGCACCAAGCACGGCCGGGAAGTCCGCGATCAACTGCTGCACGAACGTCGCCAAATCCTGACCGCCTGTCAAGAAACGCCGACGTCGCTCCGCAACCGTTGCGCCATGCTCGGTCGCGTCTACAGCGAGTACCAGCAGGCAAAACGCGAACTCAGTGAGGGTAACCTGCGGCTGGTCGTTTCGATTGCCAAGAAGTATCGCAACCGGGGCCTGTCGTTCCTCGACCTGATTCAGGAAGGCAATGCTGGTCTGATGCGAGCGGTCGATAAGTTCGAGTACCGCCGGGGGTTTAAGTTCTGTACTTATGCAACCTGGTGGATCCGCCAAGCGATCACGCGGGCGGTGGCTGATCAGAGCCGCACGATTCGAATCCCCGTCCACATGGTCGAGACGATGAGTCGCGTTCGAAACGTCGCTCGCACTCTGCTGCAGGAACTCGGACGCGAACCGTCGATCGAAGAAACCGCACGCCGCGCTGACGTGACGATTGAAGAAGCTCGCCGCGTGCTCACCATGAGCCGATTCCCGATCTCGTTGGACCGGCCCGTTGGAAACAGCGAAGATAGCCAGTTCGGCGACCTGCTACCCGATGGCACCGCAGAGAGCCCGCAGATCGGAGCCACTCAAGAAATGTTGCGGCAGCGGATTACCGGTGTTCTGAAGTCATTGTCGTACCGGGAACGCGAAATCATCAAGCTGCGTTACGGGCTCGGCGACGGTTACAGCTACACGCTCGAAGAAGTCGGACATATTTTTAAGGTCACCCGCGAGCGGATTCGTCAAATTGAAGCCAAGGCGGTGCGGAAACTGCAGCAGCCCAGCCGCAGCCAAGACCTCGTTGGATTCTTGGACTGA
- a CDS encoding DUF1559 domain-containing protein, whose amino-acid sequence MVRGRLSTRRNAFTLVELLVVIAIIGVLVGLLLPAVQSAREAARRMQCSNNMKQIGLAIHMYHDSYNAMPPATMLKTSPNDRPASWMVRILPFLEQNAAYGRTTFSGTDFSNRDPGINRNWEIYDGFIVPGFNCPSSPLPTTRLDDTSAETRALGAPDQIEVQMANYVGINGDYNEANSEWNGYHGMSDYNGVIVAVDNRNRGAVKFASILDGTSNTFAVGEQGMNIRLQKADGTVELHDQRASNWWGGAWSGGGGDSSNTSEGYWMNVTSTRVGINFSPPESRFVPHGIGPYWYGRPGRHSIINSAHIGGAQFVMGDGAVRFVTENVRFDLLSLLTNRADQEVISGEF is encoded by the coding sequence ATGGTACGTGGTAGGTTAAGTACGCGTCGCAACGCGTTTACACTTGTTGAATTGCTGGTGGTCATTGCGATCATCGGGGTATTGGTTGGATTGCTGTTACCAGCTGTCCAATCAGCACGCGAGGCAGCACGCCGCATGCAATGCTCCAACAACATGAAGCAGATTGGACTGGCAATCCACATGTATCATGATTCGTACAACGCCATGCCGCCCGCAACGATGCTCAAGACGAGCCCCAACGATCGGCCGGCTTCTTGGATGGTTCGCATCCTCCCGTTTCTCGAGCAGAACGCGGCCTACGGCCGGACGACCTTCTCGGGCACGGATTTTTCAAACCGTGATCCCGGCATCAACCGGAACTGGGAGATTTACGACGGCTTTATCGTCCCCGGCTTCAACTGTCCTTCGAGTCCACTTCCGACGACGCGGTTGGACGACACGAGTGCCGAGACCCGAGCCCTGGGAGCACCTGATCAAATCGAGGTGCAGATGGCGAACTATGTGGGGATCAATGGCGACTACAACGAAGCCAACTCGGAGTGGAACGGATACCACGGCATGAGCGACTACAACGGCGTCATCGTGGCAGTGGATAATCGCAATCGCGGTGCGGTCAAATTTGCTTCGATCCTCGATGGGACTTCCAACACCTTCGCCGTCGGCGAGCAAGGCATGAACATTCGCCTGCAAAAGGCTGACGGTACCGTTGAGCTTCACGATCAACGAGCGAGCAACTGGTGGGGTGGTGCTTGGTCCGGCGGAGGCGGTGACTCGAGCAACACTTCCGAAGGCTATTGGATGAATGTGACCTCCACCCGCGTCGGGATTAACTTCTCACCTCCAGAAAGCCGCTTCGTTCCACACGGAATCGGTCCTTACTGGTATGGACGCCCCGGTCGTCACTCCATCATCAACTCCGCTCACATCGGCGGTGCTCAGTTTGTGATGGGCGACGGTGCGGTTCGATTCGTCACTGAAAACGTCCGCTTCGACCTGCTGAGCTTGCTAACCAACCGTGCCGACCAAGAAGTCATCTCAGGCGAATTCTGA
- a CDS encoding BlaI/MecI/CopY family transcriptional regulator, translating into MRPSWNWRFCRYWEAGPLAGGAVRDALESTRTLTYQSVMTALSIMEEKGYVARKKSGGRFEYRVKITKPTTAKRMMRDLVDRLFDGSTASAMINLLESSDLSDQELKDLRDEVKRTQQKGTR; encoded by the coding sequence ATCCGACCGAGTTGGAACTGGAGGTTTTGCAGGTACTGGGAAGCGGGGCCGCTGGCCGGCGGGGCTGTCCGAGACGCTTTGGAGTCGACTCGGACGCTGACGTATCAATCCGTGATGACCGCTCTGAGCATCATGGAAGAGAAAGGCTACGTCGCGCGGAAGAAATCGGGTGGCCGATTTGAGTACCGCGTAAAGATTACGAAGCCCACCACAGCCAAACGCATGATGCGTGATTTGGTCGACCGACTCTTTGATGGTTCGACCGCCAGCGCGATGATCAATTTGCTGGAGTCCTCCGATCTCAGTGACCAGGAATTGAAAGATCTTCGCGACGAAGTCAAACGCACTCAGCAGAAAGGTACGAGGTGA
- a CDS encoding carboxypeptidase M32 gives MTDHVQTFAALRNHLHQTALLASAAELLQWDERTMMPPDGSEFRAAQVAYLSGRAHAMRTSEQIERWLDELDGWSAASDPASDIGATLRLTRKDYEKQRRLPGQLVEAIASATVRGQGCWDAARRNDDYAQFQTALDEMISLQRNAGELLAEPGQSTYEALLDQYEPDARVEDLTRVFAGLRDELVKLLSEITASPRQVDDRLLKQTYSVDGQRQLSKALAAAIGFDFQRGRLDETSHPFCTSLGPSDCRILTRYEENWLPGSIFGTLHEAGHGMYEQGLPQDWYGLPPGSFVSLGIHESQSRLWENLVGRSLAFWKCFTPLINETFSETATPAQWHACFNRVQPSLIRVEADEATYNLHIIVRFELEQALISGELSTAELPFAWNERYTSVIGVSPPSAANGVLQDVHWSAGLFGYFPTYTIGNLVAAQLYQAADAALGNLDRQFEQGDFAPLLNWLREHVHTHGRKYTADELIQNATGKPLSAEPLIASLRQRYAQVYDLESSPG, from the coding sequence ATGACCGATCACGTCCAAACGTTCGCCGCACTCCGCAACCATCTCCACCAGACCGCCCTGCTTGCCTCCGCCGCGGAGTTGCTGCAATGGGATGAGCGGACGATGATGCCACCCGATGGGAGTGAATTTCGCGCCGCTCAGGTTGCCTATCTCAGCGGGCGGGCGCATGCGATGCGGACGAGCGAACAAATCGAGCGATGGCTCGATGAACTCGACGGATGGTCAGCGGCTTCAGATCCCGCCAGCGATATTGGAGCCACCTTGCGGTTGACGCGCAAGGACTATGAGAAACAGCGCCGACTGCCCGGCCAGCTCGTCGAGGCGATCGCCAGCGCGACCGTCCGCGGCCAAGGCTGCTGGGACGCCGCCCGCCGGAACGACGACTACGCCCAGTTCCAAACCGCCCTGGACGAAATGATCTCGCTCCAGCGAAACGCGGGTGAACTGCTCGCCGAACCAGGCCAATCCACCTACGAAGCGCTGCTGGATCAATACGAGCCCGATGCCCGCGTGGAAGATTTGACACGCGTGTTTGCAGGACTCCGCGACGAACTCGTCAAACTACTCAGCGAAATCACAGCGTCTCCGCGACAGGTCGATGATCGCTTGTTGAAACAAACCTACAGCGTCGACGGCCAACGCCAGCTTTCCAAAGCCTTGGCAGCGGCGATCGGTTTTGACTTTCAACGCGGGCGACTCGATGAGACATCGCACCCGTTCTGCACCAGCCTGGGGCCGTCGGATTGCCGCATCCTGACTCGCTATGAAGAGAACTGGCTACCGGGCAGCATCTTCGGCACGCTCCACGAAGCGGGGCATGGGATGTACGAACAAGGTTTGCCCCAGGATTGGTACGGCCTGCCACCGGGCAGTTTCGTTTCTCTGGGAATCCACGAGTCACAGTCGCGGTTATGGGAAAACTTAGTCGGTCGGTCACTCGCATTCTGGAAATGCTTCACACCATTGATCAACGAAACCTTCTCGGAAACTGCCACGCCCGCACAATGGCACGCTTGTTTCAATCGTGTGCAGCCTTCACTAATTCGAGTCGAAGCTGACGAAGCAACGTACAACCTGCATATCATCGTCCGCTTTGAACTCGAACAGGCGTTGATCTCTGGCGAGCTATCCACTGCCGAATTGCCCTTCGCATGGAACGAGCGATATACGAGTGTGATTGGCGTCAGCCCACCGTCGGCCGCCAATGGCGTGCTGCAAGACGTGCATTGGAGCGCGGGACTGTTCGGCTACTTTCCTACCTACACCATCGGAAACCTCGTTGCCGCACAGCTGTACCAAGCCGCCGACGCCGCTCTGGGCAATCTCGATCGACAATTCGAACAGGGTGATTTTGCCCCCTTGCTGAATTGGCTGCGTGAACATGTCCACACCCACGGTCGCAAATACACCGCCGACGAACTGATCCAGAACGCCACCGGGAAGCCTCTCTCGGCGGAGCCTCTCATCGCCAGCCTCCGCCAGCGATACGCTCAGGTCTACGACTTGGAATCGAGCCCAGGGTAA
- a CDS encoding DUF6797 domain-containing protein: protein MLKFVFVMLVCLPATCGLGAETFRDAVPLVEQLEAAQPEYLAEQVRLRGDAKRGGLVFFKSAANCVGCHASGSDASPLGPNLASLGAQVTSVDVIDGLLRPSQHLQPGYETYTVLTTSGQVHVGLLSEQNEESVTLRLANSLDQDFVLSRADVEAMQKNSQSMMPDGLIGALRSQAEFLDLVAYVLEVARGGVEAADRLRPSAEQLAVTDDSANLDHAGILSRMRKSDFEAGERLFQGDCASCHGADGDTPSLATARAFGNQELKFGSDPYRMFMTLTHGNGLMAPMTYLTPYERYQVVHYIREAFMKDRNPDYFKVDKDYLASLPEGTDDGLQIEVVERDFGPALGSQLRSDFPSVLNIALDEMTVAFDLHTMGLADVWTGGFLDLSETQHIRPRGEGTANPIGQSLPALAAWQWGHEGALDYSREDLLPRGPLPPQWMDYHGYYLHDQTVVMSYSIDGREILHRVESQGGNSLIHHLEIAPGPPLVLRVCDATGEVDVDVTDSIAVAQTAPAESHDRGQFTIATFAGDVDDMAWQSSKQARFQLTIPTDSNARSVQVCVGIGDGDAELSRWQDDFLKTSEWKNVTSLQDLIHGGDLRWPQLMQTVGYQGLEQTGYALDTLTRPSSTPWNTWFRTSALDFYPDGRMVVATYGGDIWVVSGVDATLLNLRWKRYASGLYEPFGVKVVGGDVYVTCKDRLVRLQDLNEDGEADFYESFSADTDVSTNFHAFNFDLQTDDEGNFYYAKSGHGANFSLPGAVWKISPDGKQREVICTGFRSPNGMGSMPGSLMTVSDNQGQWIPASKICLIEPGAFYGWVPTYSAPPRWAPDGGEIDITKVVPPASFDQPLVWMPQSFDNSSGGQLWAGDSRFGPLANHLLHMSFGKGWLSYLMIQDVGEDSQAAIVKLPFDFSTGIMRGSVNPADGQVYVAGLQGWNGGGRAGLADGGVQRLRYTGIPPHMITDARVVSGGLQLDVNFDVDPDSANEVSSFVTEQWNYHWSRNYGSDQYVPSTGEQGTESLEVTNVRLEPRKQDSGQGTRIHLSVPAIGPVDQLRMVVQLRSENGESFEEEIYWTIHAVPASEK from the coding sequence ATGCTCAAGTTTGTGTTTGTCATGTTGGTGTGCCTGCCGGCGACCTGTGGTCTCGGCGCCGAAACCTTCCGAGACGCCGTACCGTTGGTCGAGCAACTCGAGGCAGCGCAGCCAGAGTATCTGGCCGAGCAAGTGAGATTGCGTGGTGATGCCAAGCGTGGAGGATTGGTGTTTTTTAAATCAGCGGCAAATTGTGTGGGCTGCCACGCCAGCGGCTCCGACGCTTCACCTCTGGGGCCGAACCTGGCGAGTCTTGGTGCCCAAGTTACGAGCGTGGATGTCATCGACGGATTGCTGCGTCCGTCCCAGCACCTGCAGCCCGGCTACGAAACTTATACGGTCCTCACGACCAGCGGGCAGGTTCATGTCGGATTGCTATCCGAGCAGAATGAGGAGTCGGTCACCCTGCGATTAGCCAATTCGCTCGACCAAGATTTCGTGCTCAGCAGAGCAGACGTTGAGGCGATGCAAAAGAATTCGCAATCGATGATGCCTGATGGATTGATTGGGGCGTTAAGGTCGCAGGCTGAGTTTTTGGACCTGGTAGCGTACGTGCTGGAAGTCGCCCGTGGCGGCGTGGAGGCTGCCGATCGCTTGCGACCGTCCGCTGAGCAACTGGCGGTTACAGACGATTCTGCCAACCTTGATCATGCGGGCATTCTGAGCCGGATGCGAAAGAGTGACTTCGAAGCTGGCGAGCGTCTCTTTCAGGGCGATTGTGCGAGTTGCCATGGAGCCGATGGCGACACGCCGTCATTAGCGACCGCTCGTGCATTTGGAAATCAGGAACTGAAGTTCGGTTCGGATCCCTATCGCATGTTCATGACACTGACGCACGGCAATGGGCTGATGGCACCCATGACTTACCTTACACCGTATGAACGCTATCAGGTCGTGCACTATATCCGCGAAGCATTCATGAAGGATCGCAACCCGGACTATTTCAAGGTGGATAAAGATTATCTTGCTTCGTTGCCCGAGGGCACCGACGATGGCCTTCAGATTGAGGTGGTTGAGCGTGACTTCGGTCCAGCGCTCGGCTCTCAATTGCGTTCGGACTTTCCCAGCGTACTGAATATCGCCCTTGATGAGATGACAGTCGCATTCGACTTGCACACGATGGGTCTGGCTGACGTCTGGACGGGTGGTTTTTTAGACCTGAGTGAAACGCAGCATATACGGCCGCGGGGTGAAGGGACGGCGAACCCAATCGGTCAGTCCTTGCCAGCACTCGCGGCTTGGCAATGGGGGCACGAGGGCGCCCTCGACTACTCTCGGGAGGACCTCTTGCCGCGCGGGCCGCTGCCGCCGCAATGGATGGACTATCACGGCTATTACTTGCACGATCAGACCGTCGTTATGAGTTACAGCATTGACGGCCGTGAGATTCTCCACCGGGTTGAATCACAAGGTGGGAACTCGTTGATCCATCATTTGGAAATCGCTCCTGGCCCGCCGCTGGTGCTACGCGTTTGCGATGCCACTGGCGAGGTCGATGTGGATGTGACGGACTCCATTGCCGTCGCACAGACGGCACCCGCGGAGAGTCATGACCGGGGCCAGTTTACCATCGCGACGTTCGCGGGCGATGTCGACGACATGGCTTGGCAATCCTCGAAGCAGGCCCGATTTCAGTTGACGATCCCCACGGACAGTAACGCGAGATCCGTTCAGGTTTGCGTGGGGATTGGTGACGGCGACGCTGAGCTTTCACGCTGGCAAGATGATTTTCTGAAAACGTCCGAATGGAAGAACGTCACTTCGCTGCAAGATCTCATACACGGCGGGGATTTGCGTTGGCCGCAGTTGATGCAGACCGTTGGGTATCAGGGATTGGAGCAGACGGGGTATGCGTTGGACACGCTCACGCGGCCGTCGTCGACGCCCTGGAACACCTGGTTTCGCACCTCGGCACTCGATTTCTATCCCGACGGACGGATGGTAGTTGCCACTTACGGAGGCGACATATGGGTCGTATCAGGGGTCGACGCAACCCTGCTCAACCTAAGATGGAAACGATATGCGAGCGGTTTATACGAACCCTTTGGCGTCAAGGTGGTCGGCGGGGATGTTTACGTCACGTGCAAGGATCGGCTCGTGCGATTGCAGGACTTGAATGAGGACGGTGAAGCAGATTTCTATGAGAGTTTCAGTGCCGACACCGATGTGTCGACCAATTTTCACGCGTTTAACTTTGACCTACAGACCGATGATGAAGGTAATTTCTACTACGCCAAGAGCGGTCACGGCGCCAATTTTTCTCTGCCGGGGGCGGTGTGGAAAATCTCGCCCGACGGCAAGCAACGCGAGGTCATTTGCACGGGTTTTCGGTCACCCAATGGCATGGGCAGCATGCCTGGCTCGCTGATGACGGTGAGCGATAATCAGGGGCAATGGATTCCCGCCTCCAAGATCTGTTTGATCGAACCGGGGGCTTTTTATGGATGGGTTCCTACCTATTCTGCACCACCGCGATGGGCCCCCGATGGTGGCGAAATCGACATTACCAAGGTGGTCCCGCCTGCATCCTTTGATCAACCACTGGTGTGGATGCCACAGTCATTCGACAACTCCTCCGGCGGACAGTTGTGGGCGGGCGACTCTCGCTTTGGCCCCTTGGCAAACCATCTTCTGCACATGAGTTTTGGCAAAGGGTGGCTGTCGTATTTGATGATTCAGGATGTGGGCGAAGACTCGCAAGCGGCGATCGTCAAGCTACCTTTCGATTTCTCAACCGGCATTATGCGTGGGAGCGTTAATCCGGCCGATGGTCAGGTGTATGTTGCTGGCTTGCAGGGCTGGAATGGCGGGGGGCGAGCTGGCTTAGCCGATGGCGGCGTGCAGCGACTTCGCTATACGGGAATTCCTCCGCACATGATCACGGACGCACGAGTGGTTTCTGGGGGACTTCAGCTCGATGTTAACTTTGATGTCGACCCGGATTCCGCTAACGAGGTTTCATCCTTCGTCACCGAGCAATGGAACTATCATTGGTCGCGTAACTATGGCTCGGACCAATACGTGCCGAGTACCGGCGAGCAGGGCACCGAATCACTGGAGGTTACCAATGTGCGATTGGAACCGCGGAAGCAAGACTCAGGGCAGGGAACTCGCATCCATTTGAGCGTTCCTGCGATCGGGCCCGTCGACCAACTGCGGATGGTGGTGCAACTTCGAAGTGAGAACGGCGAATCGTTTGAGGAGGAAATCTACTGGACAATCCACGCGGTTCCAGCAAGCGAAAAGTAA